A genomic segment from Chanos chanos chromosome 2, fChaCha1.1, whole genome shotgun sequence encodes:
- the kctd12b gene encoding BTB/POZ domain-containing protein KCTD12b: MALPDNSSGVPGEELPFPEIIELNVGGQVYITRYSTLISVPDSLLWEMFSQKSTKGLARDTKGRFFVDRDGFLFRYILDYMRDQQLVLPDHFPERGRLQREAEFFNLPELVKLLAPKISKQNSLGDEGCPSDPEESSPSADAARSLASLGAAAATCAGLGVGGTDGKRSGFITIGYRGSYTLGRDSQTDAKFRRVARIMVCGKTSLAKEVFGETLNESRDPDRPPERYTARYYLKFTFLEQAFDKLADAGFHMVACNSTGTCAFAHDQTDDKIWTSYTEYVFYRE; encoded by the coding sequence ATGGCTTTACCTGACAATTCCAGTGGTGTTCCAGGAGAGGAACTGCCTTTCCCAGAGATTATTGAGCTAAATGTCGGGGGCCAGGTCTACATAACCCGGTACTCGACCCTCATCAGTGTGCCAGACTCTCTCCTCTGGGAGATGTTTAGCCAGAAAAGCACCAAGGGGCTGGCGCGCGACACGAAGGGACGTTTTTTCGTCGACCGAGATGGCTTCCTGTTCCGTTACATTTTGGACTACATGCGAGATCAGCAGCTTGTGCTTCCTGACCACTTCCCAGAGCGGGGGAGGCTGCAGAGGGAAGCAGAGTTCTTCAACTTGCCCGAACTTGTCAAACTGTTGGCACCAAAGATCAGCAAGCAGAACTCCCTGGGTGACGAGGGCTGCCCAAGCGACCCAGAGGAGTCCTCCCCGAGCGCAGACGCCGCTCGTAGCCTGGCGTCGCTGGGAGCGGCCGCTGCGACCTGTGCCGGTCTGGGCGTGGGCGGGACTGATGGCAAACGCTCTGGCTTCATCACCATCGGCTATCGCGGGTCGTACACGCTCGGTCGCGACAGCCAGACGGACGCCAAGTTCCGGCGAGTCGCGCGGATTATGGTCTGCGGAAAGACCTCACTCGCCAAGGAGGTTTTCGGAGAAACCCTGAACGAGAGCCGAGACCCCGACAGACCTCCAGAGCGCTACACGGCCCGCTATTATCTCAAATTCACCTTCCTAGAGCAAGCTTTCGATAAGCTGGCAGACGCTGGGTTCCACATGGTGGCCTGTAACTCCACTGGCACCTGTGCCTTTGCCCACGACCAGACCGATGACAAGATCTGGACCAGCTACACTGAATATGTGTTCTACCGTGAGTGA